A single region of the Anaerolineales bacterium genome encodes:
- a CDS encoding O-antigen ligase family protein translates to MPIRVNLWARTILFFLCVYSVLGGATFSGGMLTPRYQIVNLILISAVGLLWFVAHWRGYGRRVPRWRWGAVPLELAIGLWVVTIGVSLAANLELWRRIAIGMWYVGLYILVWYALQDALANRTLTPAALTEGILLAGGVVMVLPTVQLVQRLTAYLAIPGDIRGAMTPLSDLVRLSGTLENPNRLAVFLVLLLPLALARMVNALRAHRRVGGAFWAGYSALAGVLLIFAFSRGGWLSGAGAVIAFAALLLLHSGFTSPARVRAWWQEQSGHAKALVGASALIILIAGVGAVLVFFRISATQTRLGDQRGMFYTAAVALFQEKPLTGTGLYTYGQGLLRFDSMPPRQVHSHAHSVPFTVAAELGLLGLIALTVSGGFVVWGVSKQWRALNSPEHAGERILLAGGIAGVVGFCLHHLTDFTAVTAVIPLAGLVVLAAIVPAPLHLSGAKPAERYHWRGIVSLLLLAVLLGGALYSYNAYALYYDALVGGYPTGDYRRVAEGSAAAQQRDPNMPVYPLMAAYFTMVDGTEVTRPRVESSLAFYDAFLALEPYYAPAWANDAALHWWLGQEGQKDEDRQAAIRAMRRAGEVAPDAWEFHYNLGVYLEQMDFDETGMRTAYERALERYPGSRFYQGWEESALRRQIAETYIPLMPLTAFQETLRHLQKETIPQAVAVWADAPQREQNDMAGMALSVILAVESGADIDSVELALNRLERYSETLKAFYAVADIPFYGEWLALGRGYGAWRLGDKATAEKNIRAVCEAFPTAPRSFPDIVSSHFLRIAVPDYLLPQVYSPKHPAEVEFLLRRLVGRADLANAPTLSEECKAEWGLVSPLPVPGG, encoded by the coding sequence ATGCCAATTCGAGTCAACCTTTGGGCGCGAACAATTCTCTTTTTCCTGTGTGTCTACAGCGTCCTCGGCGGGGCAACCTTCAGCGGCGGGATGCTCACCCCACGCTACCAAATTGTCAACCTAATTCTCATCAGTGCCGTAGGATTGCTGTGGTTTGTTGCCCATTGGCGGGGCTATGGGCGGCGTGTCCCCCGCTGGCGGTGGGGCGCTGTTCCGCTGGAACTGGCAATCGGGCTGTGGGTGGTCACTATTGGCGTTTCTCTGGCGGCAAACCTTGAACTATGGCGGCGCATTGCTATTGGGATGTGGTACGTTGGGCTGTATATCCTCGTCTGGTACGCTCTTCAAGATGCCCTTGCCAACCGCACCCTGACTCCGGCGGCGCTCACCGAAGGAATACTTCTGGCGGGTGGGGTGGTCATGGTGCTGCCCACCGTTCAACTCGTCCAACGCTTGACTGCCTACCTCGCCATTCCGGGCGATATACGGGGGGCAATGACCCCGCTCAGCGACCTTGTGCGGCTGTCGGGAACGCTTGAAAATCCGAATCGCTTAGCCGTGTTTCTTGTCTTGCTGCTTCCGCTTGCGCTGGCGCGGATGGTGAACGCCCTCCGCGCCCATCGGCGGGTGGGGGGCGCGTTCTGGGCAGGGTACAGCGCTTTGGCCGGGGTGCTGCTGATCTTCGCTTTCAGCCGAGGGGGATGGCTGAGCGGAGCAGGGGCGGTGATCGCCTTTGCCGCGCTTTTGCTGCTCCATTCCGGGTTCACCAGTCCCGCCCGTGTGAGGGCATGGTGGCAGGAACAAAGTGGGCATGCGAAGGCACTGGTTGGCGCTTCGGCGCTGATTATACTTATCGCTGGCGTTGGCGCTGTCCTCGTTTTCTTTCGTATCTCGGCAACACAAACCCGTTTGGGAGATCAGCGGGGGATGTTCTACACGGCGGCAGTGGCGCTCTTTCAAGAAAAACCGCTCACCGGAACAGGGCTATACACCTATGGGCAGGGCTTGCTTCGCTTTGACTCCATGCCCCCCCGCCAAGTTCACAGCCACGCCCACAGCGTCCCCTTCACTGTTGCCGCTGAGTTGGGTCTTTTGGGGTTGATCGCTCTGACCGTCTCTGGGGGCTTCGTCGTCTGGGGGGTATCAAAGCAATGGCGAGCGCTGAACAGCCCCGAACATGCTGGTGAACGGATTCTGCTGGCGGGTGGAATCGCCGGAGTGGTCGGCTTTTGCCTCCACCATCTGACAGACTTCACCGCTGTCACTGCGGTGATCCCGCTGGCGGGGTTGGTCGTCTTAGCCGCTATTGTGCCAGCGCCGCTTCACCTTAGTGGGGCAAAACCCGCAGAGCGTTACCATTGGCGAGGGATTGTTTCCCTTTTGCTGCTGGCTGTCCTGCTTGGCGGGGCGCTTTATAGTTACAACGCTTATGCCCTTTATTACGATGCCTTGGTGGGCGGCTATCCAACGGGTGACTATCGCCGTGTGGCGGAAGGGAGCGCGGCAGCGCAGCAGCGCGATCCAAACATGCCCGTATACCCGCTCATGGCGGCGTACTTTACGATGGTTGATGGGACGGAGGTGACACGCCCAAGGGTTGAGTCTAGTCTCGCCTTTTATGATGCCTTCCTCGCCCTTGAACCCTATTACGCGCCAGCGTGGGCAAATGATGCCGCCTTGCACTGGTGGCTAGGGCAAGAAGGACAAAAAGACGAAGACCGCCAGGCGGCAATTCGTGCCATGCGCCGTGCGGGGGAGGTTGCCCCTGATGCGTGGGAGTTTCACTACAATCTGGGGGTCTATCTTGAGCAGATGGACTTTGATGAAACGGGGATGCGGACGGCTTACGAGCGGGCATTAGAACGTTACCCAGGCAGTCGCTTCTATCAGGGGTGGGAGGAAAGCGCCCTCCGCCGTCAGATTGCCGAAACCTATATCCCGCTGATGCCGCTGACCGCCTTTCAAGAGACTCTGCGGCATCTTCAAAAGGAGACCATTCCGCAGGCAGTGGCGGTGTGGGCAGATGCCCCTCAGCGGGAGCAGAACGATATGGCGGGCATGGCGCTTTCGGTGATCCTTGCGGTTGAGTCAGGGGCGGACATTGATTCCGTTGAGTTGGCGTTGAACCGCCTCGAACGCTACAGCGAAACGCTGAAAGCCTTTTATGCAGTAGCGGATATTCCTTTTTATGGGGAATGGCTGGCATTGGGGCGGGGCTACGGGGCGTGGCGTTTAGGAGACAAGGCGACAGCAGAAAAAAATATCAGGGCTGTTTGCGAGGCATTTCCCACCGCGCCACGTTCGTTTCCCGATATCGTCTCGTCGCACTTCTTACGGATTGCCGTCCCCGATTACCTTCTGCCGCAGGTCTATTCGCCAAAACATCCGGCAGAGGTGGAATTTTTGCTGCGGCGCTTGGTCGGGCGTGCTGATCTAGCGAATGCACCAACGCTTAGTGAAGAATGCAAGGCAGAATGGGGGCTAGTTTCGCCATTGCCTGTCCCCGGTGGCTAA
- the ugpC gene encoding sn-glycerol-3-phosphate ABC transporter ATP-binding protein UgpC encodes MASVSFRNVWKRYAGDVIAVRELNIEVADKEFLVLVGPSGCGKSTSLRMLAGLEEISDGEILIGDRVVNNVAPKDRDIAMVFQSYALYPHMTVYENMAFGLRLRKTPKQVIDQRVREVAKSLLIEQLLDRKPRQLSGGQRQRVAVGRAIVREPAVFLMDEPLSNLDAKLRVEARAFISKLHQRLGTTFIYVTHDQVEAMTMGTRIAVMSAGELQQLDTPQLLYDKPSNIFVAGFIGSPSMNFFDNSRLVEEGGKLFIDTGVFRVHVPAANYDRYRPYIGSEVILGVRPEHIHDAQLPPPGIDPAPVEANVDVVEQMGNEKIIYLEEGGKTFIARLDPRTTSLVGQRMRVLIDVTSIHIFDRKTEKAI; translated from the coding sequence GTGGCTAGTGTTTCATTCCGTAATGTTTGGAAGCGTTATGCCGGGGATGTCATCGCCGTGCGCGAGTTGAACATCGAGGTTGCCGATAAAGAATTTCTTGTCCTTGTCGGTCCCTCTGGTTGTGGGAAATCCACCAGCCTGCGTATGTTGGCGGGGCTGGAAGAAATTTCCGATGGCGAAATTCTGATTGGGGATCGCGTTGTGAATAATGTCGCCCCGAAAGACCGCGATATCGCTATGGTCTTTCAGAGCTATGCCCTCTACCCGCACATGACCGTTTACGAGAACATGGCATTCGGTCTGCGCCTGCGCAAGACCCCCAAACAGGTCATTGATCAGCGCGTCCGCGAGGTTGCCAAGAGCCTGCTCATTGAGCAGCTGCTGGATCGCAAACCCCGCCAACTGTCTGGCGGTCAGCGGCAGCGTGTTGCGGTGGGGCGGGCAATCGTCCGCGAACCCGCAGTATTCCTCATGGACGAGCCGCTTTCCAACCTTGATGCAAAGCTGCGCGTTGAGGCGCGGGCGTTCATTAGCAAACTGCACCAACGCTTGGGGACGACATTCATCTACGTGACCCACGACCAAGTAGAAGCCATGACCATGGGGACGCGGATTGCCGTCATGAGTGCTGGTGAACTTCAGCAATTGGATACACCCCAGTTGCTCTATGACAAGCCTTCCAACATCTTTGTGGCTGGCTTTATTGGCAGCCCCTCAATGAATTTCTTTGATAATAGCCGCCTTGTTGAAGAAGGTGGAAAGCTATTCATTGATACGGGCGTGTTCCGTGTTCATGTCCCCGCCGCCAATTATGATCGCTATCGCCCCTACATTGGCAGCGAGGTTATCCTCGGCGTTCGCCCCGAACACATTCACGATGCCCAGCTACCGCCCCCCGGTATCGACCCGGCGCCTGTTGAAGCCAACGTTGATGTCGTTGAGCAGATGGGCAACGAGAAGATCATCTACCTTGAAGAAGGTGGAAAGACCTTCATCGCCCGTCTTGACCCTCGTACCACATCTCTGGTTGGGCAGCGGATGCGCGTCCTGATCGATGTGACCAGCATTCACATCTTTGATCGTAAGACAGAAAAAGCTATTTAA
- a CDS encoding isopentenyl phosphate kinase family protein, which yields MLTFVKLGGSLITNKQEAESFHADLMAEVASALVHAFEQGVPLLVGHGSGSFGHSAAAKHGTMDGVRTADQWIGFAEVAFVARQLNTLVVDALASAGLPIFAFQPSASARCRDGVLESMEVTPLTLALSEGLVPVVYGDVAFDSVRGGTIISTETIFRYLAGRLKPSRIFLIGDMAGVYDQRKQIIPLISPANYEAVAAQIGASGGVDVTGGMATKVRDMIALATAVPGLDIRIFGGGTPEQISQALLGESEPGTRIIGDEPL from the coding sequence TTGCTCACCTTTGTCAAATTGGGCGGATCGCTGATTACCAACAAACAGGAAGCCGAATCTTTTCACGCCGATCTAATGGCGGAGGTTGCCAGCGCGTTAGTTCATGCTTTTGAACAAGGCGTTCCCCTTTTGGTTGGGCATGGCAGCGGATCGTTTGGGCATAGCGCCGCCGCCAAACATGGCACCATGGACGGGGTGCGTACCGCTGATCAGTGGATCGGCTTTGCCGAGGTTGCCTTCGTCGCCCGCCAGCTAAATACCCTTGTTGTTGACGCTCTGGCGTCGGCGGGGCTGCCTATTTTCGCCTTCCAACCTTCGGCATCGGCACGCTGTCGGGATGGTGTCCTCGAATCCATGGAGGTTACCCCGCTGACCTTAGCGCTAAGCGAAGGGCTTGTCCCTGTTGTCTATGGCGATGTCGCCTTCGACTCGGTGCGGGGGGGGACGATCATTTCCACCGAGACGATATTTCGTTACCTTGCCGGAAGGCTAAAGCCCTCCCGGATATTCCTCATTGGCGATATGGCAGGGGTCTATGATCAGCGCAAGCAGATCATCCCGCTGATTTCCCCCGCCAATTACGAAGCAGTGGCGGCGCAGATTGGCGCATCAGGGGGGGTGGATGTCACCGGCGGCATGGCGACGAAAGTGCGCGATATGATCGCCCTAGCAACGGCAGTGCCTGGGTTGGACATTCGCATCTTTGGCGGCGGCACGCCCGAACAAATTTCCCAAGCCCTGCTTGGCGAAAGCGAGCCAGGGACGCGCATTATTGGCGATGAGCCGCTCTGA
- the rdgB gene encoding RdgB/HAM1 family non-canonical purine NTP pyrophosphatase gives MPTLLIASTNPGKLTEYRSMVADLPITWRTLADVGLAGMDVPETGVTFAGNALIKARAYAAAAGVITLADDSGLMVDALDGSPGIYSARYAPTTAERNAKLLAALENIPAERRSARFVCAIACVTPNGVEIVAEGICEGRIGDAPRGTGGFGYDPLFVLPNGRTVAELSEVEKNRLSHRGQAMAKLAPILPCILH, from the coding sequence ATGCCTACCCTTCTAATCGCCTCCACAAACCCGGGCAAACTGACCGAATATCGCAGCATGGTTGCCGATCTACCTATCACATGGCGGACGCTTGCCGATGTTGGCTTGGCGGGAATGGATGTTCCCGAAACAGGGGTCACTTTTGCCGGAAATGCTCTGATCAAGGCGCGGGCATATGCCGCCGCCGCCGGAGTGATCACCCTTGCCGATGATTCCGGGTTGATGGTCGATGCGCTTGATGGATCACCGGGGATCTATTCCGCCCGCTATGCGCCCACAACAGCCGAACGGAACGCAAAACTGTTGGCAGCCCTAGAGAATATCCCTGCCGAGCGGCGTAGCGCCCGCTTTGTCTGTGCTATTGCCTGTGTCACGCCCAACGGGGTGGAAATCGTCGCTGAGGGGATTTGTGAGGGGCGCATCGGGGATGCCCCACGCGGGACAGGCGGCTTTGGCTATGATCCGCTTTTTGTCCTCCCTAATGGGCGGACAGTGGCGGAACTTTCCGAAGTGGAGAAAAACCGCCTTAGCCACCGGGGACAGGCAATGGCGAAACTAGCCCCCATTCTGCCTTGCATTCTTCACTAA
- the zwf gene encoding glucose-6-phosphate dehydrogenase, with amino-acid sequence MVTNSIVIFGASGDLTRRKLIPALFNLCRKGRLPESLQIIGMSRTVYSDAEFHATLIEGAKAALGAHWHAEQWDDFVKRVHYLAGDAAKAEDVATLKNFLATSEGESANRLYYLSTAPSLYIPITANLGTAGLTSEENGWRRVVIEKPIGYDLKSARELNAAVRMSFNEHQVYRIDHYLGKETAQNLLFLRFANTIFEPVWNRNYVEYIQVTVAEQVDVGTRGDYYDHAGVLRDMFQNHLLQLMALVAMEPPPSFDADLVRNETVKVLNSVRPITLSNTVRAHYRGYRETPGVKPDSQTPTYAALKLYIDNWRWQDVPFYLRSGKALERKDSEIVIRFRRPPHLMFELPPGASFEPNTLSICIQPDEGIHLKFEAKVPDALRETRSVDMEFHYRDEFADKAIPEAYERLLQDAMSGDASLFVRNDGVESSWRLIDPILRGWETPDAPPLAIYEKGTWGPTEADELMARDGHQWRLGCGGHE; translated from the coding sequence ATGGTCACCAACAGCATTGTCATTTTCGGCGCGTCGGGCGATCTGACGCGACGCAAATTAATTCCCGCTTTGTTCAATCTCTGCCGCAAGGGGCGTTTGCCCGAAAGCCTCCAAATTATTGGCATGTCGCGCACCGTTTACAGCGATGCGGAGTTTCATGCGACGCTGATCGAAGGGGCAAAGGCAGCCTTAGGCGCTCACTGGCACGCCGAACAGTGGGACGATTTCGTCAAGCGCGTCCATTACCTCGCCGGCGATGCGGCAAAGGCGGAGGATGTTGCCACACTGAAGAACTTCCTCGCCACGTCCGAAGGGGAAAGTGCGAACCGCTTGTACTACCTATCTACCGCCCCCTCGCTTTACATTCCGATCACGGCGAACCTCGGCACAGCCGGATTGACCAGCGAGGAGAACGGGTGGCGGCGGGTGGTCATTGAAAAACCGATTGGCTATGACCTGAAAAGCGCCCGCGAGTTGAACGCTGCGGTACGGATGTCTTTCAACGAGCATCAGGTGTACCGCATCGATCACTACTTGGGGAAAGAGACGGCGCAAAACCTCTTGTTTTTGCGCTTTGCCAACACCATCTTTGAACCCGTGTGGAATCGAAACTACGTTGAATATATCCAAGTGACGGTGGCAGAACAGGTGGATGTTGGTACACGGGGTGATTATTACGATCATGCCGGGGTGCTGCGCGATATGTTCCAAAACCACCTGTTGCAATTGATGGCGCTGGTGGCGATGGAGCCGCCCCCTTCCTTTGACGCCGATCTCGTCCGAAACGAGACGGTGAAGGTCTTAAACTCCGTCCGCCCCATTACCCTGAGCAACACTGTTCGGGCGCACTATCGCGGCTATCGTGAGACGCCCGGGGTGAAGCCCGATTCCCAAACGCCAACCTACGCCGCCCTGAAGCTCTACATTGATAATTGGCGGTGGCAAGATGTTCCCTTTTACCTTCGTTCGGGGAAGGCGCTGGAACGCAAAGACAGCGAAATTGTGATCCGTTTTCGCCGCCCTCCCCATCTTATGTTTGAACTTCCGCCGGGGGCAAGTTTTGAGCCGAATACCCTCTCCATTTGCATTCAGCCCGACGAAGGGATTCATTTGAAGTTTGAGGCAAAAGTGCCGGATGCCCTCCGAGAGACGCGCTCTGTCGATATGGAATTCCATTACCGCGATGAATTTGCCGATAAAGCCATTCCTGAAGCCTATGAGCGCTTGCTCCAAGACGCAATGAGCGGCGACGCCTCGCTTTTCGTCCGCAACGACGGGGTCGAGTCATCATGGCGGCTGATCGACCCGATCTTGCGGGGGTGGGAAACACCCGATGCCCCCCCACTAGCAATCTATGAGAAAGGGACATGGGGTCCCACCGAGGCGGATGAACTCATGGCGCGTGATGGGCATCAGTGGCGCTTGGGCTGCGGCGGGCATGAGTAA
- the gnd gene encoding decarboxylating 6-phosphogluconate dehydrogenase gives MKLALIGLGRMGLNMVKRMVKGGHEVVAFNRSPEPVQEAAAAGAIAAASLEDAVSKLSAPRVVWLMLPAGDVTEKHLTTLMTLLSPGDLIVDGGNSNFHDTMRRAAMLREKNIYYVDVGTSGGIWGLAEGYSMMVGGEKAAVEILRPALETLAPAPDQGWGHMGPSGSGHYVKMVHNGIEYGMMQAYAEGFEIMRARKEFNLDLYQIAEVWRFGSVVRSWLLDLTANALKEDQELSDLKGYVADSGEGRWTVFEAIDQDVPAPVITLSLQMRFRSRQDDSYAGKLLAAMRNQFGGHAVKKNE, from the coding sequence ATGAAACTGGCACTCATTGGGCTTGGGCGCATGGGCTTGAATATGGTGAAACGGATGGTGAAGGGAGGGCATGAGGTAGTCGCCTTCAACCGCAGCCCCGAACCCGTTCAGGAGGCGGCGGCAGCAGGCGCTATCGCGGCGGCGTCCCTTGAAGATGCCGTCAGCAAGCTAAGCGCCCCTCGCGTTGTTTGGCTCATGTTGCCCGCTGGCGATGTGACGGAAAAACACCTCACCACGCTGATGACTCTTCTCAGCCCGGGTGATCTGATTGTGGATGGGGGCAACAGCAATTTTCATGACACAATGCGCCGTGCAGCGATGCTCCGCGAAAAAAATATTTACTATGTAGATGTTGGCACAAGCGGCGGCATTTGGGGGCTGGCAGAGGGCTACAGCATGATGGTTGGCGGGGAGAAAGCAGCCGTAGAGATTCTCCGTCCAGCGTTGGAAACGCTTGCCCCCGCACCCGATCAAGGCTGGGGGCATATGGGTCCGAGTGGCTCAGGTCATTACGTCAAGATGGTTCATAACGGAATTGAGTACGGGATGATGCAGGCATATGCCGAGGGGTTCGAGATCATGCGGGCGCGGAAGGAATTCAACCTTGATCTCTACCAGATTGCCGAGGTGTGGCGCTTTGGCAGCGTCGTCCGCTCATGGCTGCTCGATCTCACCGCCAACGCCTTGAAAGAGGATCAAGAATTAAGCGACCTGAAGGGCTATGTTGCCGATAGCGGCGAGGGGCGCTGGACTGTCTTTGAGGCGATTGATCAGGACGTTCCCGCACCGGTGATCACGCTCTCGCTCCAAATGCGCTTCCGCAGCCGTCAGGATGATAGCTATGCCGGGAAACTTCTCGCCGCCATGCGCAATCAATTTGGCGGTCACGCGGTGAAGAAAAACGAATAG